A part of Cannabis sativa cultivar Pink pepper isolate KNU-18-1 chromosome 6, ASM2916894v1, whole genome shotgun sequence genomic DNA contains:
- the LOC133039358 gene encoding uncharacterized protein LOC133039358 produces MASMTNVLKNLSIGNSKNMQAAAAIQSEDVSCVFCGEGHVFEKCPSNPESVCYMGNQNFNINNGAFSNSYNQAWKNHPNLSWGGGQGASSSTAPAQGRQAYPPGFSQQLRHSQHAQNSQPSSLESLMRDYMAKNDAVIQSQAASLRNLELQLGHLANELKARPQGSLPSDTENPRRDGKEQCKSIHLRSGKHLKNSEEEIKGSGEPTSIQINEKLSKKTAQEFADTRLVDTKKGSQPRCRNLHQFQKQQQDGQFKKFLDVLKQLHINIPLVEALEKMPNYVKFLKDILTKKRRLGEFETVPLTEGCSAMLKTRPTTVTLQLADRSMAHLEGKIEYVLVQIDKFIFPADFIIIDHEADRDVPIILGRPFLATGRTLIDVQNGELTMRVNDQKVTFNVFNAMRFPDEIEECSRISVIDSIVAERFHKEAWKDEKFISSFDELEDLSEDEDNQVAWGGAIATYP; encoded by the exons ATGGCTTCCATGACAAATGTTTTAAAGAATTTGAGCATTGGGAACTCTAAAAATATGCAAGCAGCTGCTGCCATTCAAAGTGAAGACGTCTCATGTGTATTTTGTGGAGAAGGGCATGTGTTTGAGAAGTGTCCCTCTAATCCGGAGTCCGTTTGTTACATGGGAAATCAGAATTTTAATATAAACAATGGGGCATTCTCAAACTCTTACAATCAAGCATGGAAGAATCATCCTAATTTGTCTTGGGGGGGTGGTCAAGGAGCAAGCTCAAGCACCGCACCAGCCCAAGGAAGACAAGCATATCCACCGGGTTTTTCACAACAACTGCGACATTCACAACATGCTCAAAATTCCCAACCGAGTTCTTTGGAGAGTCTAATGCGGGATTATATGgccaaaaatgatgcggtgataCAAAGTCAAGCTGCCTCTCTTCGAAACTTAGAGTTGCAACTTGGACATTTGGCCAATGAATTAAAAGCTAGGCCGCAAGGTTCTTTGCCTAGTGACACGGAAAATCCAAGGAGGGATGGGAAGGAACAATGCAAATCCATTCACTTGAGGAGTGGCAAGCATCTGAAAAATTCTGAGGAGGAAATAAAGGGTAGTGGGGAGCCCACTTCAATCCAAATCAacgaaaaattgagtaaaaaaacTGCCCAGGAATTTGCTGATACCAGACTAGTTGATACAAAGAAAGGGTCGCAACCTCGATGCCGCAATCTGCACCA atttcagaaacaacaacaagatgGGCAATTCAAGAAGTTTTTAGATGTGTTGAAGCAGCTCCATATCAATATTCCTTTGGTGGAAGCATTGGAGAAAATGCCGAATTATGTCaagttcttaaaagatattttgacaaagaaaaggaGGTTGGGGGAGTTTGAAACTGTACCTCTTACCGAAGGATGCAGCGCCATGTTGAAAA CACGTCCTACAACTGTTACATTGCAACTTGCTGACAGGTCCATGGCCCATCTGGAAGGAAAAATAGAGTATGTTCTAGTACAGATTGACAAGTTCATTtttccagctgatttcatcATCATAGACCATGAAGCTGATAGAGATGTGCCTATTATCTTGGGTCGGCCATTCCTTGCTACCGGAAGAACTCTGATTGATGTGCAAAATGGGGAGCTCACAATGAGGGTGAATGACCAAAAAGTCACCTTTAATGTGTTCAATGCTATGAGGTTTCCGGATGAGATAGAAGAATGTTCCCGCATAAGTGTAATTGACTCTATTGTGGCTGAAAGATTTCACAAGGAAGCTTGGAAGGATGAGAAGTTTATAAGTTCTTTTGATGAGCTTGAAGACTTGAGTGAAGATGAAGACAACCAAGTTGCTTGGGGTGGAGCCATTGCAACCTATCCCTAA